The Theileria orientalis strain Shintoku DNA, chromosome 3, complete genome genome window below encodes:
- a CDS encoding 40S ribosomal protein S23, producing MGSGVPRGIRAARKLRNRRRRERWADKAYKKANLGTRWKCNPFKGSSHAKGIVVEKIAIEAKQPNSAYRKSVRVQLIKNGKKITAFVPRDGCLNFIDENDEVLVSGFGRSGHSVGDLPGVRFKVVKVSGVSLLALYKEKKEKPRS from the exons atggGATCAG GAGTCCCCCGTGGTATTCGCGCTGCCAGGAAGCTGCGCAACCGCAGAAGGCGTGAGAGGTGGGCCGACAAGGCATACAAAAAGGCCAATTTGGGTACTCGTTGGAAGTGCAATCCTTTTAAGGGCAGCTCCCATGCCAAGGGCATTGTTGTAGAGAAAATCGCCATTGAAGCCAAACAG CCAAACTCTGCATATCGTAAGAGCGTACGTGTGCAACTGATCAAAAACGGCAAGAAGATTACAGCTTTCGTTCCGAGGGACGGTTGTCTGAACTTCATTGACGAAAACGACGAAGTTCTGGTCTCCGGGTTCGGTCGTTCGGGACACTCAGTCGGTGATCTCCCCGGTGTGCGTTTCAAGGTGGTCAAGGTCTCTGGTGTTTCCCTACTCGCCCTTtacaaggagaagaaggagaagccGAGATCGTAA
- a CDS encoding 60S ribosomal protein L7: MVSRFLVKSFRGLKKAEVNEGLRKKVEHNEKLRVSQLKKTKRHSELKKKRVAGAKKRALKYAKEYVDREKELVELRRKAKAEGVFYKEPDSKVAFVIRIKGINKLTPKPKLTLRLFRLLQLHNGVFVKLNKATMEMLKLVTPYVTYGYPSLSMVRKLLYKRGYAKVGKPGARQRVRLNSDDLVSKHLGRYGVHSLEDLVHEIYTCGPHFKQVTNFLWPFKLNPPRKGFVAKRHGFSETRGGDAGNREELINKLLERMV, translated from the exons ATGGTG AGTCGATTTTTGGTAAAGTCCTTCCGTGGATTGAAGAAGGCAGAGGTTAACGAGGGCCTTCGTAAAAAGGTTGAGCACAATGAGAAGCTACGCGTATCTCAGCTGAAGAAGACCAAGCGTCACTCGGAACTGAAAAAGAAGAGAGTAGCAGGAGCAAAGAAACGCGCACTGAAGTACGCAAAGGAGTATGTCGACAGGGAGAAGGAATTGGTGGAGTTGAGGCGCAAGGCAAAGGCAGAGGGCGTTTTTTACAAGGAGCCCGACTCCAAGGTGGCCTTTGTCATCAGGATTAAGGGTATCAACAAGCTCACGCCGAAGCCGAAGTTGACGCTCAGGCTCTTTCGCCTGCTCCAGCTCCACAACGGGGTGTTTGTAAAGCTGAATAAGGCCACAATGGAGATGCTGAAGTTGGTGACCCCGTACGTCACCTACGGGTACCCATCGCTCTCAATGGTTCGCAAGCTCCTTTACAAGCGCGGATACG ccAAGGTTGGGAAGCCAGGTGCAAGGCAGAGGGTCAGGTTGAACAGCGACGACCTGGTCAGCAAGCACCTCGGAAGGTACGGTGTGCACTCCCTCGAGGACCTGGTGCACGAGATATACACGTGCGGCCCTCACTTCAAGCAGGTCACGAACTTCCTGTGGCCCTTTAAGCTCAATCCGCCCAGAAAGGGATTTGTAGCAAAACGTCATGGATTTTCAGAAACTAGAGGAG GTGATGCCGGAAACCGTGAGGAATTGATAAACAAACTCCTTGAAAGAATGGTCTGA
- a CDS encoding uncharacterized protein (calponin-like actin-binding domain containing protein) — MDKSQFCHKSELLTWVNELLELKVDKMDQCSNGAIYLQLIDTVFQDKVPFVRIKWNSTLEYEHLYNYKLLQSVFKECNIDKHIPIEKLVRGKYQDHLEFLQWIKGFVESRLDKNFKYNPQYKRVYGILKLLLFNNRQINIANVKSLLPKWAWSDSINAEYISTINNAIQMEAGVYTRNPVLPCHSSPYTQHFFTKSPLNRKQHLADDSTELHETDRSFKLDSLSTFNESVTETESVYTNKEDKAINYFNKNFQSPTNSFQHLNQLIRQQSEEITSLKKQLKESRMESQISNLSKEFYYNKLRQIEILCQKNQGKSVDTKQLLNIMYANN; from the coding sequence atggaTAAATCCCAATTTTGTCACAAAAGTGAGCTTTTGACATGGGTAAATGAACTGTTGGAGCTCAAAGTGGATAAAATGGACCAATGCAGCAACGGAGCAATATACCTCCAGCTCATAGACACGGTATTCCAAGACAAAGTGCCCTTTGTAAGGATAAAATGGAATTCTACTCTAGAATATGAACATTTGTACAACTATAAACTCCTCCAGTCGGTGTTCAAGGAGTGCAACATCGATAAGCACATTCCCATCGAAAAGCTGGTCAGAGGCAAGTACCAGGACCACCTGGAGTTTTTGCAATGGATTAAGGGTTTTGTTGAGTCCCGCTtagataaaaattttaagtaCAATCCTCAGTATAAACGAGTATATGGAATATTGAAGCTGTTATTGTTCAATAATCGCCAAATTAATATCGCAAACGTCAAAAGCTTATTACCGAAGTGGGCCTGGTCGGATTCCATAAATGCCGAGTACATATCAACCATCAACAACGCCATTCAAATGGAGGCTGGAGTTTACACAAGGAACCCAGTCCTTCCCTGTCACTCTTCTCCTTACACTCAACATTTCTTCACTAAATCACCTCTTAACCGCAAACAACACCTTGCTGACGATTCCACAGAGCTCCATGAGACTGACAGGTCGTTTAAACTGGATTCCCTTAGCACTTTCAACGAGTCAGTCACCGAGACCGAGTCAGTGTACACAAACAAAGAGGACAAAGCaataaactattttaataaaaattttcaaaGTCCCACAAACTCATTTCAACACTTAAATCAACTCATAAGGCAGCAATCTGAGGAAATCACTAGCCTAAAAAAGCAATTAAAAGAATCTAGGATGGAGAGTCAAATCTCCAATCTTAGCAAAGAATTTTACTACAACAAACTCAGGCAAATTGAGATTCTTTGCCAGAAGAATCAGGGTAAATCTGTGGACACAAAGCAACTGCTCAACATAATGTACGCCAACAACTAA
- a CDS encoding uncharacterized protein (protein of unknown function DUF529 repeat containing protein), producing MQNQIRPNVNIKRKPIAVTLDVTDDVDEDKFELFKQLPHGILTHTYIPAKNCKLVSVLEKSVPVWTLKNKDETCKKVSVANREGPKYIHIAVTTEEGIEGAYYYIKDKKGWKQVSGNVFYYYFDLLALNKSVLDYVTLNVNSEVDRNHFLVNATREKPYVIIVPTPGYVLSRVFDGINTIWKSRNYEDHCTFVNIFYSNKKPALIHLVIMKGKAEEKQFFKKVPLAWKQIAKSEYVQCLKEHGMNLNQFNNNITFDYTNVDRTKYRIERTYNVNILSETFMALPGYSVKRVVDSGRTVWESDGSFQCVFARFYSRNREPFLCYLLVTDSEENKVLYYAKNGEKWSAVDKKTYDFVLSNKDDPIYTHRGIGVDSRGNRKLLMSHFRNKQGLLIRTYCASVDNPKGNIILIHGSWGHFRSNFCEFDMEWNYDRFGYPVTPYMKDFTSIKTDSFYKNIKLDEKTNEVYKEIFGWSELDGRDAFEMSPRFQYSGSFLESLNNMGYCVYGMDLQSQGLSDSVSDLKFYINDFKDYVNDVLQFVDIVKRGNFENTKEAWREEFVYSVSADNIDLKCYLSGFSLGGNIAIQAAQEFYKHAKPGVKFVDGVFILSGMLNIDNNIDTFAKKFTIGVIKLISLMSPRTQNPLETKRVSDSFESFSRYKDPSHYSDRIFYKTVELLFGACKEVLRNIKYYPDKIPTLFIHVSNDPLCDVTGQRNVVYNHLKNKCDVKLVELEGNSHAILSPDFFPNVTPIINEWFLSHSSKSSIIIK from the exons ATGCAAAATCAAATTAGACCAAATGTTAACATTAAGAGGAAGCCGATCGCGGTCACACTCGATGTTACCGATGATGTCGACGAAGATAAATTCGAATTGTTTAAGCAGCTGCCTCATGGGATACtaacacatacatacataccggcaaaaaattgtaaactAGTAAGTGTACTGGAAAAGTCTGTACCTGTCTGGACCTTGAAGAACAAGGACGAAACGTGTAAAAAGGTCTCAGTGGCGAACAGGGAAGGCCCgaaatacatacatatagCAGTCACGACGGAAGAAGGGATAGAAGGAGCATACTACTACATTAAGGACAAAAAGGGGTGGAAGCAAGTGTCAGGAAACGTGttctactactactttGACCTGCTGGCACTAAACAAGTCTGTGCTGGACTACGTGACACTGAATGTGAACTCGGAGGTCGACAGAAACCACTTTCTAGTAAACGCAACGAGAGAGAAGCCGTACGTAATTATAGTGCCGACGCCAGGATACGTGCTGAGCAGAGTGTTTGACGGAATAAACACGATTTGGAAGAGCAGGAACTACGAGGACCACTGCACATTCGTAAACATATTCTACAGTAACAAGAAGCCAGCACTGATACACCTGGTGATAATGAAGGGGAAGGCCGAGGAGAAGCAGTTCTTCAAAAAGGTGCCGCTGGCGTGGAAGCAGATAGCCAAGAGCGAGTACGTGCAGTGCCTGAAGGAACACGGAATGAACCTGAACCagttcaacaacaacatcacGTTCGACTACACAAACGTGGACAGGACCAAGTACAGAATAGAAAGAACGTACAACGTCAACATACTGTCGGAGACGTTCATGGCGCTGCCAGGATACAGCGTCAAGAGAGTAGTGGACAGCGGAAGAACAGTCTGGGAGAGCGACGGGAGCTTCCAGTGCGTCTTCGCAAGGTTCTACTCGAGAAACAGAGAGCCCTTCCTGTGTTACCTGCTTGTGACGGACTCGGAGGAGAACAAGGTACTGTACTACGCGAAAAACGGAGAAAAGTGGAGCGCAGTGGACAAGAAGACGTACGACTTCGTGCTCTCGAACAAAGATGACCCGATCTACACGCACAGAGGAATCGGAGTGGACTCGAGAGGGAACAGAAAGTTGCTGATGAGCCACTTCAGAAACAAGCAGGGACTGCTGATAAGAACGTACTGCGCGTCAGTGGACAACCCGAAGGGAAACATCATCCTGATCCACGGCTCATGGGGACACTTCAGGTCAAACTTCTGCGAGTTCGACATGGAGTGGAACTACGACAGGTTCGGATACCCAGTGACCCCTTACATGAAGGACTTCACGAGCATCAAGACGGACTCGTTCTACAAAAACATCAAGCTCGACGAGAAGACGAACGAGGTCTACAAGGAGATCTTCGGCTGGTCAGAGCTCGACGGAAGGGACGCCTTCGAGATGTCGCCGAGGTTCCAGTACAGCGGAAGCTTCCTCGAGTCGCTGAACAACATGGGCTACTGCGTATACGGAATGGACCTGCAGTCGCAGGGGCTCTCGGACTCAGTGTCAGACCTGAAGTTCTACATCAACGACTTCAAGGACTACGTCAACGACGTGCTGCAGTTCGTGGACATCGTGAAGCGAGGCAACTTCGAAAACACAAAGGAGGCCTGGCGGGAGGAGTTCGTGTACAGCGTGAGCGCGGACAACATAGACCTCAAGTGCTACCTGTCGGGCTTCTCGCTTGGCGGCAACATCGCGATCCAGGCGGCGCAGGAGTTCTACAAGCACGCGAAGCCGGGCGTGAAGTTCGTGGACGGCGTCTTCATACTCTCGGGCATGCTTAACATCGACAACAACATTGACACGTTCGCGAAGAAGTTCACAATCGGGGTGATCAAGCTCATATCGCTCATGTCCCCGAGGACGCAGAACCCGCTGGAGACGAAGCGGGTGTCGGACTCGTTTGAGTCGTTCTCTAGATACAAG GACCCATCTCACTACTCGGACAGGATATTCTACAAGACGGTGGAGTTGCTGTTCGGGGCGTGCAAGGAGGTGTTGAGGAACATCAAGTACTACCCGGACAAGATCCCGACGCTCTTCATACACGTGTCAAACGACCCACTGTGCGACGTCACA gGACAAAGGAACGTTGTATACAATcacctgaagaacaaaTGTGACgtgaagctggtggagtTGGAAGGAAACTCACACGCAATATTATCTCCAGATTTTTTCCCAAATGTTACACCAATCATTAACGAATGGTTTTTGTCGCACTCGAGTAAATCCTCGATAATTATAAAGTGA
- a CDS encoding uncharacterized protein (RNA recognition motif, RNP-1 domain containing protein) has translation MYLYRFKDVLFIYTCLLFVIYKIPGIRPHHFSYSLSISDNQQGFHGNLGRKYSYIKSTGDISHKLLNGSSNVCNGYTFISRAPSKSHSRSKYVLSAKKFEFDEREARRARHRKQVAEAMLRRKMAKRTMRRIVESVKRTSEEQKELQVQNFIAEVQYYPNRKRLPTPPDIYSPSYDALLYLKGIPYTATEKMVFEWLKNYEVVNVVFIKNENGFFTGDAYVRCENIEVRDKASREMANRMIGGRYIQVFRVNENAYLEYYHAGCRKEPKERNYIDPSVLVITNNQYRKLLDPDSKGGEGASGPQVSFVNNINKSLDISDVKTGLRLVGTVTEIYRNGVIVECNISETRDGVKEKVFCILKKNRIAKNIGMQGQQHEWLRMKQLILYPGIRLNLYVEKVRETTAQNTFDEDMWKEHFEESLIETYFDMDANEEKQKKTKRPLVYLTMDSSVSEDKVLWWEKKILNEVLSRHQTRNCEDIVLKEDIKETIKADRMLTNKVKVEELHQGNTVVYGNKPNQIMLSKDDRGLNDSHGTKQYDSQEDKSQAVDVRGKYMGEDYGHGSETELPDDVPIGSLLKHTRADNDKVFLLEAGDSNGEKENEKGDKIEFIDLNYKKLVKRFFKNTTIYDNDIQFHDFDTEIEDVEEKDDLEESEEALEDYNWTLEPEARLDLNSFPKLSLTDGAIKIPPNGLILRESEVNKMKNEQVKGVLELLGKETKESYDENKEYLVEVIRKEGVPNESLPQALIQRGLQKVKRSKKYMKNIVNLTKDLTERKFSQEDLDAATTEELEMLVEEGLYKFLNWNPPFDIKKQFITNYHHLLEDNVNLPTIAEVVPKPGFIKSTEESESNEESRLADGSDEYTKTVEKMWNDMKWLIVIFIYGDQGDLKEIVEQLERTRNTEGARKKLESLIIEAKED, from the exons atgtatttatacaGATTTAAGgatgtattatttatatacaccTGTCTTTTATTCGTGATATATAAGATTCCTGGGATTCGACCACACCATTTCTCATATTCACTGAGTATATCTGATAATCAGCAAGGATTCCACGGGAATTTGGGTAGAAAATACAGTTATATTAAAAGTACAGGTGACATATCGCATAAATTACTGAATGGAAGTAGCAATGTGTGCAATgggtacacatttattagCAGAGCTCCAAGTAAATCGCATTCTAGAAGCAAATACGTGCTATCAGCAAAGAAGTTTGAGTTCGATGAGAGAGAAGCAAGAAGAGCAAGACACAGGAAGCAGGTGGCGGAGGCCATGCTGAGAAGGAAGATGGCTAAAAGGACAATGAGGAGAATAGTTGAGTCAGTAAAAAGAACGAGCGAAGAACAAAAGGAGCTGCAAGTCCAGAATTTTATAGCAGAAGTGCAGTATTACCCGAATAGAAAGAGGCTACCTACGCCGCCAGACATATATTCGCCATCGTACGACGCACTGTTGTATCTCAAGGGAATACCGTACACGGCAACAGAGAAGATGGTGTTCGAGTGGCTGAAAAACTACGAAGTAGTCAACGTGGTCTTCATAAAGAACGAGAACGGATTCTTTACAGGAGACGCGTACGTGAGATGCGAAAACATAGAAGTGAGAGATAAAGCGTCGAGAGAGATGGCAAATAGAATGATAGGAGGAAGGTATATCCAAGTGTTCAGAGTAAACGAAAACGCATATTTGGAATACTACCACGCAGGATGCAGAAAGGAGCCTAAGGAAAGAAACTACATAGACCCATCGGTGTTAGTGATAACAAATAACCAGTATCGCAAATTGTTGGACCCAGATTCAAAGGGAGGTGAAGGTGCAAGCGGACCACAAGTCTCATTTGTGaacaatataaacaagAGTTTGGACATAAGTGACGTAAAAACGGGACTTAGACTGGTGGGAACAGTAACAGAAATATACAGAAACGGAGTGATAGTAGAGTGTAACATAAGTGAAACCAGAGATGGAgtgaaggaaaaggtgTTCTGCATACTTAAGAAAAATAGAATTGCGAAAAACATAGGGATGCAAGGACAACAACACGAGTGGCTGAGAATGAAACAGCTGATACTGTACCCAGGAATAAGGTTAAACCTGTACGTGGAAAAGGTGAGAGAGACCACAGCACAAAACACATTCGACGAAGACATGTGGAAGGAGCACTTCGAAGAGTCACTAATAGAAACGTATTTTGACATGGATGCGAACGaggagaagcagaagaagacgaagagaCCACTGGTGTATTTAACAATGGATTCCTCAGTGAGCGAAGACAAGGTGCTATGGTgggagaagaagatactGAACGAGGTGCTGAGTAGGCACCAGACGAGAAACTGTGAAGACATAGTACTGAAGGAGGACATAAAGGAGACCATAAAAGCTGACAGGATGTTGacaaataaagtaaaagtgGAGGAATTGCACCAAGGAAATACAGTAGTATACGGAAATAAGCCGAATCAAATAATGTTAAGTAAGGATGACAGAGGATTAAATGATTCACATGGTACTAAACAATATGATTCACAGGAGGATAAGA GTCAAGCAGTGGACGTGCGAGGAAAATATATGGGCGAGGATTATGGCCACGGAAGTGAAACTGAGTTACCAGATGATGTGCCAATAGGGAGTTTGTTAAAACACACACGAGCAGATAACGATAAGGTGTTTCTGTTAGAAGCTGGTGATAGTAATggtgaaaaggaaaatgaaaaggGAGATAAAATAGAATTCATAGACCTGAATTATAAGAAGTTGGTAAAAAGGTTCTTCAAGAATACAACAATCTATGACAACGATATACAGTTCCACGATTTTGATACTGAAATAGAGGATGTGGAAGAGAAAGATGATTTGGAAGAATCAGAAGAAGCCTTAGAAGACTATAACTGGACACTAGAGCCTGAAGCAAGACTTGATTTAAACTCGTTTCCGAAGCTATCACTGACAGATGGagcaataaaaataccacCAAACGGGCTTATACTAAGAGAATCGGAAGTAAATAAGATGAAAAATGAACAAGTAAAGGGAGTATTGGAGCTACTGGGCAAGGAAACAAAGGAATCATACGACGAAAATAAGGAGTATTTGGTCGAAGTAATAAGAAAGGAAGGAGTGCCAAACGAATCACTGCCGCAAGCGTTGATACAGAGAGGACTGCAGAAGGTGAAGAGGTCGAAGAAGTATATGAAGAACATAGTGAATCTGACAAAGGACCTGACGGAAAGGAAGTTCAGccaggaggacctggatGCAGCAACGACTGAGGAGCTGGAGATGCTGGTGGAGGAGGGGCTCTACAAGTTCCTTAACTGGAACCCACCATTCGACATAAAAAAGCAATTTATAACAAACTACCACCACCTGCTGGAGGATAACGTAAATCTGCCGACAATCGCAGAAGTGGTGCCAAAGCCAGGGTTCATTAAGTCGACAGAAGAGAGTGAGTCAAACGAGGAAAGTAGATTGGCTGATGGAAGCGATGAGTACACAAAGACGGTGGAAAAGATGTGGAATGACATGAAGTGGCTAATTGTGATATTCATATACGGAGACCAGGGAGACCTGAAGGAAATAGTGGAGCAGCTGGAAAGGACCAGGAACACTGAAGGCGCTCGAAAGAAGCTGGAATCTCTGATAATTGAGGCGAAAGAAGACTAA